In Papaver somniferum cultivar HN1 chromosome 1, ASM357369v1, whole genome shotgun sequence, a genomic segment contains:
- the LOC113276773 gene encoding G-type lectin S-receptor-like serine/threonine-protein kinase At1g11300 isoform X2 translates to MGNGSRRWPDMTLICTFFFTVTVLLIIPKSSSLQFISTNQSITDAGNQTIVSSPGKFKLGFFSPENSTDRRYVGVWFNNVTAPITASSVWVANGDNPLRDTSGVLKIADDGNLVIVDGRKKVIWSSNVTSMDAAATSSRVAELLDTGNLVLRETINGRNRTLWESFAYPSNVFLPNMRFGVNTKTREKLVITSWKDTENDPSTGNYTLELDPTGVPQSIIMDNANGNQRRHWRSGPWNNRIFIGIPTMSSTYLNGFNILTDNNAGTVYLTLVYSEVRTILQKYTVTSDGNFVETHWNETKKQWVKFWSAQDTECDMYAKCGPFGSCNVLDSPICSCLRGFVPKSVDEWSNGNWTGGCVRRTELQCQRSKNETTGARNESSTVSGGIEEADGFLTLERMKVPDFVERLEAGSAEECGQRCLQNCSCLAYASESNIGCMWWSRDLIDVQKFSNFTRSPGVNLYIKVAHSELDKIIPGTKKNVRLSIIIPVVIAIVLTSLCTLFCWRRMAKQRAKNKNGTRLPIIDRYGDTSDKNMFGDNPELAMFTFDTLSVATNNFSWEAELGHGGFGSVYKAKLMSGLEVAVKRLSQSSGQGLEEFKNEVVVISKLQHRNLVRLLGCCIEGEEKILIYEYMPNKSLDAFLFGTSLFLLLINYISCILLDIVSGSDPAQRALLNWRKCFEIIEGITRGILYLHRDSRLRVIHRDLKASNVLLDENLYPKISDFGMARIFGGDELQADTRRVVGTYGYMSPEYAMEGRFSEKSDVFSFGVLLIEIVSGKKCTSFHLQELSLSLLGYAWKLWNENMVQKLIDPTLLSEKAYAEEILKCIHVGLLCVQESPKDRPNMSTVLSILTSETTNLPVPKQPAYVDREASSISSGSLHKTGNLFSVNHVTITSIDGR, encoded by the exons atgggaAATGGTAGTAGAAGATGGCCGGATATGACACTCATTTGCACTTTTTTCTTCACCGTTACAGTGCTCCTGATTATTCCTAAATCCAGTTCATTACAGTTCATTTCAACCAACCAATCAATCACAGACGCAGGCAACCAAACTATAGTTTCGTCACCGGGGAAATTCAAACTCGGATTTTTCAGTCCAGAGAATTCGACAGATCGTCGTTACGTCGGAGTTTGGTTCAATAATGTTACGGCTCCGATCACGGCCTCGTCGGTATGGGTAGCTAATGGAGACAATCCGCTCAGAGATACTTCCGGCGTTCTTAAGATTGCAGATGACGGGAATCTTGTAATAGTGGATGGACGGAAGAAGGTTATTTGGAGTAGTAACGTTACTTCCATGGATGCTGCTGCTACTAGTTCCAGAGTTGCCGAACTGTTGGACACAGGGAATCTTGTTCTCCGGGAAACAATAAATGGTAGAAACAGGACACTGTGGGAGAGTTTTGCTTATCCTTCTAACGTATTCTTACCGAATATGAGGTTTGGTGTCAATACGAAAACACGTGAAAAACTGGTGATAACTTCCTGGAAAGACACAGAAAATGATCCGTCGACAGGAAACTATACATTGGAGTTAGACCCCACGGGCGTTCCTCAGAGTATCATCATGGACAACGCAAACGGGAATCAACGCCGGCACTGGCGAAGTGGTCCGTGGAACAACCGGATATTTATAGGCATACCCACCATGTCTTCTACTTATCTTAATGGATTCAATATTCTTACAGATAATAACGCAGGAACTGTCTATCTGACACTAGTGTATTCAGAAGTAAGGACAATCTTGCAAAAGTATACCGTAACTTCTGACGGAAACTTTGTCGAGACTCACTGGaatgaaacaaaaaaacaatGGGTTAAGTTTTGGTCTGCCCAGGACACAGAGTGCGACATGTATGCTAAATGCGGTCCGTTTGGTAGCTGTAACGTATTGGATTCACCCATCTGTAGCTGTCTGAGAGGGTTCGTTCCAAAGTCGGTAGACGAATGGAGTAACGGGAATTGGACAGGTGGGTGTGTAAGGAGGACGGAATTGCAGTGTCAGCGAAGCAAAAATGAAACTACTGGCGCAAGAAACGAAAGTAGTACGGTTTCTGGAGGGATAGAAGAAGCTGATGGTTTTCTGACACTGGAAAGGATGAAGGTGCCTGATTTTGTAGAGAGGTTGGAAGCTGGAAGCGCAGAAGAGTGCGGGCAAAGATGTTTGCAAAACTGTTCTTGCTTGGCTTATGCATCTGAAAGCAACATTGGGTGTATGTGGTGGTCAAGAGATTTAATAGATGTGCAAAAGTTCAGTAACTTCACTCGGTCGCCTGGCGTCAATCTATACATCAAGGTTGCCCATTCAGAACTCG ATAAGATTATTCCTGGTACAAAAAAGAACGTCAGGTTAAGTATCATAATTCCGGTCGTCATTGCAATAGTTCTGACCAGCCTCTGCACATTGTTCTGTTGGAGGCGGATGGCGAAACAGAGAG CAAAAAACAAGAACGGCACGAGATTGCCCATAATTGATAGGTACGGGGACACTTCGGATAAAAACATGTTCGGTGACAACCCAGAACTTGCAATGTTTACTTTCGATACCCTATCTGTTGCTACGAACAATTTCAGTTGGGAGGCTGAACTTGGACATGGTGGTTTTGGTTCAGTCTATAAG GCGAAGTTGATGAGTGGACTAGAAGTAGCCGTGAAAAGGCTTTCGCAGAGTTCCGGACAAGGCTTAGAGGAGTTTAAGAATGAAGTTGTGGTGATCTCTAAACTTCAACATAGGAATTTAGTTCGACTTTTAGGTTGTTGCATTGAAGGGGAAGAGAAGATATTGATATATGAATATATGCCAAACAAAAGCTTGGATGCATTTCTCTTCGGTACgagtttatttttgttgttgataAATTATATTTCTTGTATACTGCTTGATATTGTGTCTGGATCAGATCCTGCCCAGCGAGCACTGTTAAATTGGAGGAAGTGTTTCGAAATTATCGAGGGGATAACTCGTGGGATTCTTTACCTTCATCGAGATTCTAGATTAAGAGTCATCCATAGAGATTTGAAGGCGAGCAACGTGTTGTTGGATGAAAACTTATATCCTAAAATTTCAGACTTCGGGATGGCAAGGATATTCGGAGGCGATGAGCTCCAAGCAGATACTAGAAGGGTTGTTGGCACATA TGGTTACATGTCTCCTGAATATGCAATGGAAGGCCGATTTTCAGAAAAATCCGATGTTTTCAGTTTCGGTGTGTTGCTAATAGAAATTGTGAGCGGAAAGAAGTGCACAAGTTTTCACCTGCAAGAGTTGTCACTAAGCCTTCTGGGATAT GCATGGAAATTGTGGAACGAAAACATGGTGCAGAAGCTGATTGATCCAACATTGTTATCTGAAAAGGCGTACGCGGAAGAAATACTGAAATGCATTCATGTGGGACTATTGTGTGTACAAGAATCTCCCAAGGACAGACCAAACATGTCTACGGTACTTTCAATACTTACCAGCGAAACCACAAATCTTCCGGTTCCAAAGCAACCCGCGTATGTAGATAGAGAGGCATCATCTATATCTTCAGGTTCACTTCATAAGACTGGCAATCTGTTTTCTGTAAACCATGTAACTATCACAAGCATTGATGGCCGTTGA
- the LOC113276773 gene encoding G-type lectin S-receptor-like serine/threonine-protein kinase At1g11300 isoform X3: protein MGNGSRRWPDMTLICTFFFTVTVLLIIPKSSSLQFISTNQSITDAGNQTIVSSPGKFKLGFFSPENSTDRRYVGVWFNNVTAPITASSVWVANGDNPLRDTSGVLKIADDGNLVIVDGRKKVIWSSNVTSMDAAATSSRVAELLDTGNLVLRETINGRNRTLWESFAYPSNVFLPNMRFGVNTKTREKLVITSWKDTENDPSTGNYTLELDPTGVPQSIIMDNANGNQRRHWRSGPWNNRIFIGIPTMSSTYLNGFNILTDNNAGTVYLTLVYSEVRTILQKYTVTSDGNFVETHWNETKKQWVKFWSAQDTECDMYAKCGPFGSCNVLDSPICSCLRGFVPKSVDEWSNGNWTGGCVRRTELQCQRSKNETTGARNESSTVSGGIEEADGFLTLERMKVPDFVERLEAGSAEECGQRCLQNCSCLAYASESNIGCMWWSRDLIDVQKFSNFTRSPGVNLYIKVAHSELDKIIPGTKKNVRLSIIIPVVIAIVLTSLCTLFCWRRMAKQRAAKNKNGTRLPIIDRYGDTSDKNMFGDNPELAMFTFDTLSVATNNFSWEAELGHGGFGSVYKAKLMSGLEVAVKRLSQSSGQGLEEFKNEVVVISKLQHRNLVRLLGCCIEGEEKILIYEYMPNKSLDAFLFDPAQRALLNWRKCFEIIEGITRGILYLHRDSRLRVIHRDLKASNVLLDENLYPKISDFGMARIFGGDELQADTRRVVGTYGYMSPEYAMEGRFSEKSDVFSFGVLLIEIVSGKKCTSFHLQELSLSLLGYAWKLWNENMVQKLIDPTLLSEKAYAEEILKCIHVGLLCVQESPKDRPNMSTVLSILTSETTNLPVPKQPAYVDREASSISSGSLHKTGNLFSVNHVTITSIDGR from the exons atgggaAATGGTAGTAGAAGATGGCCGGATATGACACTCATTTGCACTTTTTTCTTCACCGTTACAGTGCTCCTGATTATTCCTAAATCCAGTTCATTACAGTTCATTTCAACCAACCAATCAATCACAGACGCAGGCAACCAAACTATAGTTTCGTCACCGGGGAAATTCAAACTCGGATTTTTCAGTCCAGAGAATTCGACAGATCGTCGTTACGTCGGAGTTTGGTTCAATAATGTTACGGCTCCGATCACGGCCTCGTCGGTATGGGTAGCTAATGGAGACAATCCGCTCAGAGATACTTCCGGCGTTCTTAAGATTGCAGATGACGGGAATCTTGTAATAGTGGATGGACGGAAGAAGGTTATTTGGAGTAGTAACGTTACTTCCATGGATGCTGCTGCTACTAGTTCCAGAGTTGCCGAACTGTTGGACACAGGGAATCTTGTTCTCCGGGAAACAATAAATGGTAGAAACAGGACACTGTGGGAGAGTTTTGCTTATCCTTCTAACGTATTCTTACCGAATATGAGGTTTGGTGTCAATACGAAAACACGTGAAAAACTGGTGATAACTTCCTGGAAAGACACAGAAAATGATCCGTCGACAGGAAACTATACATTGGAGTTAGACCCCACGGGCGTTCCTCAGAGTATCATCATGGACAACGCAAACGGGAATCAACGCCGGCACTGGCGAAGTGGTCCGTGGAACAACCGGATATTTATAGGCATACCCACCATGTCTTCTACTTATCTTAATGGATTCAATATTCTTACAGATAATAACGCAGGAACTGTCTATCTGACACTAGTGTATTCAGAAGTAAGGACAATCTTGCAAAAGTATACCGTAACTTCTGACGGAAACTTTGTCGAGACTCACTGGaatgaaacaaaaaaacaatGGGTTAAGTTTTGGTCTGCCCAGGACACAGAGTGCGACATGTATGCTAAATGCGGTCCGTTTGGTAGCTGTAACGTATTGGATTCACCCATCTGTAGCTGTCTGAGAGGGTTCGTTCCAAAGTCGGTAGACGAATGGAGTAACGGGAATTGGACAGGTGGGTGTGTAAGGAGGACGGAATTGCAGTGTCAGCGAAGCAAAAATGAAACTACTGGCGCAAGAAACGAAAGTAGTACGGTTTCTGGAGGGATAGAAGAAGCTGATGGTTTTCTGACACTGGAAAGGATGAAGGTGCCTGATTTTGTAGAGAGGTTGGAAGCTGGAAGCGCAGAAGAGTGCGGGCAAAGATGTTTGCAAAACTGTTCTTGCTTGGCTTATGCATCTGAAAGCAACATTGGGTGTATGTGGTGGTCAAGAGATTTAATAGATGTGCAAAAGTTCAGTAACTTCACTCGGTCGCCTGGCGTCAATCTATACATCAAGGTTGCCCATTCAGAACTCG ATAAGATTATTCCTGGTACAAAAAAGAACGTCAGGTTAAGTATCATAATTCCGGTCGTCATTGCAATAGTTCTGACCAGCCTCTGCACATTGTTCTGTTGGAGGCGGATGGCGAAACAGAGAG CAGCAAAAAACAAGAACGGCACGAGATTGCCCATAATTGATAGGTACGGGGACACTTCGGATAAAAACATGTTCGGTGACAACCCAGAACTTGCAATGTTTACTTTCGATACCCTATCTGTTGCTACGAACAATTTCAGTTGGGAGGCTGAACTTGGACATGGTGGTTTTGGTTCAGTCTATAAG GCGAAGTTGATGAGTGGACTAGAAGTAGCCGTGAAAAGGCTTTCGCAGAGTTCCGGACAAGGCTTAGAGGAGTTTAAGAATGAAGTTGTGGTGATCTCTAAACTTCAACATAGGAATTTAGTTCGACTTTTAGGTTGTTGCATTGAAGGGGAAGAGAAGATATTGATATATGAATATATGCCAAACAAAAGCTTGGATGCATTTCTCTTCG ATCCTGCCCAGCGAGCACTGTTAAATTGGAGGAAGTGTTTCGAAATTATCGAGGGGATAACTCGTGGGATTCTTTACCTTCATCGAGATTCTAGATTAAGAGTCATCCATAGAGATTTGAAGGCGAGCAACGTGTTGTTGGATGAAAACTTATATCCTAAAATTTCAGACTTCGGGATGGCAAGGATATTCGGAGGCGATGAGCTCCAAGCAGATACTAGAAGGGTTGTTGGCACATA TGGTTACATGTCTCCTGAATATGCAATGGAAGGCCGATTTTCAGAAAAATCCGATGTTTTCAGTTTCGGTGTGTTGCTAATAGAAATTGTGAGCGGAAAGAAGTGCACAAGTTTTCACCTGCAAGAGTTGTCACTAAGCCTTCTGGGATAT GCATGGAAATTGTGGAACGAAAACATGGTGCAGAAGCTGATTGATCCAACATTGTTATCTGAAAAGGCGTACGCGGAAGAAATACTGAAATGCATTCATGTGGGACTATTGTGTGTACAAGAATCTCCCAAGGACAGACCAAACATGTCTACGGTACTTTCAATACTTACCAGCGAAACCACAAATCTTCCGGTTCCAAAGCAACCCGCGTATGTAGATAGAGAGGCATCATCTATATCTTCAGGTTCACTTCATAAGACTGGCAATCTGTTTTCTGTAAACCATGTAACTATCACAAGCATTGATGGCCGTTGA
- the LOC113276773 gene encoding G-type lectin S-receptor-like serine/threonine-protein kinase At1g11300 isoform X1: protein MGNGSRRWPDMTLICTFFFTVTVLLIIPKSSSLQFISTNQSITDAGNQTIVSSPGKFKLGFFSPENSTDRRYVGVWFNNVTAPITASSVWVANGDNPLRDTSGVLKIADDGNLVIVDGRKKVIWSSNVTSMDAAATSSRVAELLDTGNLVLRETINGRNRTLWESFAYPSNVFLPNMRFGVNTKTREKLVITSWKDTENDPSTGNYTLELDPTGVPQSIIMDNANGNQRRHWRSGPWNNRIFIGIPTMSSTYLNGFNILTDNNAGTVYLTLVYSEVRTILQKYTVTSDGNFVETHWNETKKQWVKFWSAQDTECDMYAKCGPFGSCNVLDSPICSCLRGFVPKSVDEWSNGNWTGGCVRRTELQCQRSKNETTGARNESSTVSGGIEEADGFLTLERMKVPDFVERLEAGSAEECGQRCLQNCSCLAYASESNIGCMWWSRDLIDVQKFSNFTRSPGVNLYIKVAHSELDKIIPGTKKNVRLSIIIPVVIAIVLTSLCTLFCWRRMAKQRAAKNKNGTRLPIIDRYGDTSDKNMFGDNPELAMFTFDTLSVATNNFSWEAELGHGGFGSVYKAKLMSGLEVAVKRLSQSSGQGLEEFKNEVVVISKLQHRNLVRLLGCCIEGEEKILIYEYMPNKSLDAFLFGTSLFLLLINYISCILLDIVSGSDPAQRALLNWRKCFEIIEGITRGILYLHRDSRLRVIHRDLKASNVLLDENLYPKISDFGMARIFGGDELQADTRRVVGTYGYMSPEYAMEGRFSEKSDVFSFGVLLIEIVSGKKCTSFHLQELSLSLLGYAWKLWNENMVQKLIDPTLLSEKAYAEEILKCIHVGLLCVQESPKDRPNMSTVLSILTSETTNLPVPKQPAYVDREASSISSGSLHKTGNLFSVNHVTITSIDGR, encoded by the exons atgggaAATGGTAGTAGAAGATGGCCGGATATGACACTCATTTGCACTTTTTTCTTCACCGTTACAGTGCTCCTGATTATTCCTAAATCCAGTTCATTACAGTTCATTTCAACCAACCAATCAATCACAGACGCAGGCAACCAAACTATAGTTTCGTCACCGGGGAAATTCAAACTCGGATTTTTCAGTCCAGAGAATTCGACAGATCGTCGTTACGTCGGAGTTTGGTTCAATAATGTTACGGCTCCGATCACGGCCTCGTCGGTATGGGTAGCTAATGGAGACAATCCGCTCAGAGATACTTCCGGCGTTCTTAAGATTGCAGATGACGGGAATCTTGTAATAGTGGATGGACGGAAGAAGGTTATTTGGAGTAGTAACGTTACTTCCATGGATGCTGCTGCTACTAGTTCCAGAGTTGCCGAACTGTTGGACACAGGGAATCTTGTTCTCCGGGAAACAATAAATGGTAGAAACAGGACACTGTGGGAGAGTTTTGCTTATCCTTCTAACGTATTCTTACCGAATATGAGGTTTGGTGTCAATACGAAAACACGTGAAAAACTGGTGATAACTTCCTGGAAAGACACAGAAAATGATCCGTCGACAGGAAACTATACATTGGAGTTAGACCCCACGGGCGTTCCTCAGAGTATCATCATGGACAACGCAAACGGGAATCAACGCCGGCACTGGCGAAGTGGTCCGTGGAACAACCGGATATTTATAGGCATACCCACCATGTCTTCTACTTATCTTAATGGATTCAATATTCTTACAGATAATAACGCAGGAACTGTCTATCTGACACTAGTGTATTCAGAAGTAAGGACAATCTTGCAAAAGTATACCGTAACTTCTGACGGAAACTTTGTCGAGACTCACTGGaatgaaacaaaaaaacaatGGGTTAAGTTTTGGTCTGCCCAGGACACAGAGTGCGACATGTATGCTAAATGCGGTCCGTTTGGTAGCTGTAACGTATTGGATTCACCCATCTGTAGCTGTCTGAGAGGGTTCGTTCCAAAGTCGGTAGACGAATGGAGTAACGGGAATTGGACAGGTGGGTGTGTAAGGAGGACGGAATTGCAGTGTCAGCGAAGCAAAAATGAAACTACTGGCGCAAGAAACGAAAGTAGTACGGTTTCTGGAGGGATAGAAGAAGCTGATGGTTTTCTGACACTGGAAAGGATGAAGGTGCCTGATTTTGTAGAGAGGTTGGAAGCTGGAAGCGCAGAAGAGTGCGGGCAAAGATGTTTGCAAAACTGTTCTTGCTTGGCTTATGCATCTGAAAGCAACATTGGGTGTATGTGGTGGTCAAGAGATTTAATAGATGTGCAAAAGTTCAGTAACTTCACTCGGTCGCCTGGCGTCAATCTATACATCAAGGTTGCCCATTCAGAACTCG ATAAGATTATTCCTGGTACAAAAAAGAACGTCAGGTTAAGTATCATAATTCCGGTCGTCATTGCAATAGTTCTGACCAGCCTCTGCACATTGTTCTGTTGGAGGCGGATGGCGAAACAGAGAG CAGCAAAAAACAAGAACGGCACGAGATTGCCCATAATTGATAGGTACGGGGACACTTCGGATAAAAACATGTTCGGTGACAACCCAGAACTTGCAATGTTTACTTTCGATACCCTATCTGTTGCTACGAACAATTTCAGTTGGGAGGCTGAACTTGGACATGGTGGTTTTGGTTCAGTCTATAAG GCGAAGTTGATGAGTGGACTAGAAGTAGCCGTGAAAAGGCTTTCGCAGAGTTCCGGACAAGGCTTAGAGGAGTTTAAGAATGAAGTTGTGGTGATCTCTAAACTTCAACATAGGAATTTAGTTCGACTTTTAGGTTGTTGCATTGAAGGGGAAGAGAAGATATTGATATATGAATATATGCCAAACAAAAGCTTGGATGCATTTCTCTTCGGTACgagtttatttttgttgttgataAATTATATTTCTTGTATACTGCTTGATATTGTGTCTGGATCAGATCCTGCCCAGCGAGCACTGTTAAATTGGAGGAAGTGTTTCGAAATTATCGAGGGGATAACTCGTGGGATTCTTTACCTTCATCGAGATTCTAGATTAAGAGTCATCCATAGAGATTTGAAGGCGAGCAACGTGTTGTTGGATGAAAACTTATATCCTAAAATTTCAGACTTCGGGATGGCAAGGATATTCGGAGGCGATGAGCTCCAAGCAGATACTAGAAGGGTTGTTGGCACATA TGGTTACATGTCTCCTGAATATGCAATGGAAGGCCGATTTTCAGAAAAATCCGATGTTTTCAGTTTCGGTGTGTTGCTAATAGAAATTGTGAGCGGAAAGAAGTGCACAAGTTTTCACCTGCAAGAGTTGTCACTAAGCCTTCTGGGATAT GCATGGAAATTGTGGAACGAAAACATGGTGCAGAAGCTGATTGATCCAACATTGTTATCTGAAAAGGCGTACGCGGAAGAAATACTGAAATGCATTCATGTGGGACTATTGTGTGTACAAGAATCTCCCAAGGACAGACCAAACATGTCTACGGTACTTTCAATACTTACCAGCGAAACCACAAATCTTCCGGTTCCAAAGCAACCCGCGTATGTAGATAGAGAGGCATCATCTATATCTTCAGGTTCACTTCATAAGACTGGCAATCTGTTTTCTGTAAACCATGTAACTATCACAAGCATTGATGGCCGTTGA
- the LOC113276773 gene encoding G-type lectin S-receptor-like serine/threonine-protein kinase At1g11300 isoform X4 — MGNGSRRWPDMTLICTFFFTVTVLLIIPKSSSLQFISTNQSITDAGNQTIVSSPGKFKLGFFSPENSTDRRYVGVWFNNVTAPITASSVWVANGDNPLRDTSGVLKIADDGNLVIVDGRKKVIWSSNVTSMDAAATSSRVAELLDTGNLVLRETINGRNRTLWESFAYPSNVFLPNMRFGVNTKTREKLVITSWKDTENDPSTGNYTLELDPTGVPQSIIMDNANGNQRRHWRSGPWNNRIFIGIPTMSSTYLNGFNILTDNNAGTVYLTLVYSEVRTILQKYTVTSDGNFVETHWNETKKQWVKFWSAQDTECDMYAKCGPFGSCNVLDSPICSCLRGFVPKSVDEWSNGNWTGGCVRRTELQCQRSKNETTGARNESSTVSGGIEEADGFLTLERMKVPDFVERLEAGSAEECGQRCLQNCSCLAYASESNIGCMWWSRDLIDVQKFSNFTRSPGVNLYIKVAHSELDKIIPGTKKNVRLSIIIPVVIAIVLTSLCTLFCWRRMAKQRAKNKNGTRLPIIDRYGDTSDKNMFGDNPELAMFTFDTLSVATNNFSWEAELGHGGFGSVYKAKLMSGLEVAVKRLSQSSGQGLEEFKNEVVVISKLQHRNLVRLLGCCIEGEEKILIYEYMPNKSLDAFLFDPAQRALLNWRKCFEIIEGITRGILYLHRDSRLRVIHRDLKASNVLLDENLYPKISDFGMARIFGGDELQADTRRVVGTYGYMSPEYAMEGRFSEKSDVFSFGVLLIEIVSGKKCTSFHLQELSLSLLGYAWKLWNENMVQKLIDPTLLSEKAYAEEILKCIHVGLLCVQESPKDRPNMSTVLSILTSETTNLPVPKQPAYVDREASSISSGSLHKTGNLFSVNHVTITSIDGR, encoded by the exons atgggaAATGGTAGTAGAAGATGGCCGGATATGACACTCATTTGCACTTTTTTCTTCACCGTTACAGTGCTCCTGATTATTCCTAAATCCAGTTCATTACAGTTCATTTCAACCAACCAATCAATCACAGACGCAGGCAACCAAACTATAGTTTCGTCACCGGGGAAATTCAAACTCGGATTTTTCAGTCCAGAGAATTCGACAGATCGTCGTTACGTCGGAGTTTGGTTCAATAATGTTACGGCTCCGATCACGGCCTCGTCGGTATGGGTAGCTAATGGAGACAATCCGCTCAGAGATACTTCCGGCGTTCTTAAGATTGCAGATGACGGGAATCTTGTAATAGTGGATGGACGGAAGAAGGTTATTTGGAGTAGTAACGTTACTTCCATGGATGCTGCTGCTACTAGTTCCAGAGTTGCCGAACTGTTGGACACAGGGAATCTTGTTCTCCGGGAAACAATAAATGGTAGAAACAGGACACTGTGGGAGAGTTTTGCTTATCCTTCTAACGTATTCTTACCGAATATGAGGTTTGGTGTCAATACGAAAACACGTGAAAAACTGGTGATAACTTCCTGGAAAGACACAGAAAATGATCCGTCGACAGGAAACTATACATTGGAGTTAGACCCCACGGGCGTTCCTCAGAGTATCATCATGGACAACGCAAACGGGAATCAACGCCGGCACTGGCGAAGTGGTCCGTGGAACAACCGGATATTTATAGGCATACCCACCATGTCTTCTACTTATCTTAATGGATTCAATATTCTTACAGATAATAACGCAGGAACTGTCTATCTGACACTAGTGTATTCAGAAGTAAGGACAATCTTGCAAAAGTATACCGTAACTTCTGACGGAAACTTTGTCGAGACTCACTGGaatgaaacaaaaaaacaatGGGTTAAGTTTTGGTCTGCCCAGGACACAGAGTGCGACATGTATGCTAAATGCGGTCCGTTTGGTAGCTGTAACGTATTGGATTCACCCATCTGTAGCTGTCTGAGAGGGTTCGTTCCAAAGTCGGTAGACGAATGGAGTAACGGGAATTGGACAGGTGGGTGTGTAAGGAGGACGGAATTGCAGTGTCAGCGAAGCAAAAATGAAACTACTGGCGCAAGAAACGAAAGTAGTACGGTTTCTGGAGGGATAGAAGAAGCTGATGGTTTTCTGACACTGGAAAGGATGAAGGTGCCTGATTTTGTAGAGAGGTTGGAAGCTGGAAGCGCAGAAGAGTGCGGGCAAAGATGTTTGCAAAACTGTTCTTGCTTGGCTTATGCATCTGAAAGCAACATTGGGTGTATGTGGTGGTCAAGAGATTTAATAGATGTGCAAAAGTTCAGTAACTTCACTCGGTCGCCTGGCGTCAATCTATACATCAAGGTTGCCCATTCAGAACTCG ATAAGATTATTCCTGGTACAAAAAAGAACGTCAGGTTAAGTATCATAATTCCGGTCGTCATTGCAATAGTTCTGACCAGCCTCTGCACATTGTTCTGTTGGAGGCGGATGGCGAAACAGAGAG CAAAAAACAAGAACGGCACGAGATTGCCCATAATTGATAGGTACGGGGACACTTCGGATAAAAACATGTTCGGTGACAACCCAGAACTTGCAATGTTTACTTTCGATACCCTATCTGTTGCTACGAACAATTTCAGTTGGGAGGCTGAACTTGGACATGGTGGTTTTGGTTCAGTCTATAAG GCGAAGTTGATGAGTGGACTAGAAGTAGCCGTGAAAAGGCTTTCGCAGAGTTCCGGACAAGGCTTAGAGGAGTTTAAGAATGAAGTTGTGGTGATCTCTAAACTTCAACATAGGAATTTAGTTCGACTTTTAGGTTGTTGCATTGAAGGGGAAGAGAAGATATTGATATATGAATATATGCCAAACAAAAGCTTGGATGCATTTCTCTTCG ATCCTGCCCAGCGAGCACTGTTAAATTGGAGGAAGTGTTTCGAAATTATCGAGGGGATAACTCGTGGGATTCTTTACCTTCATCGAGATTCTAGATTAAGAGTCATCCATAGAGATTTGAAGGCGAGCAACGTGTTGTTGGATGAAAACTTATATCCTAAAATTTCAGACTTCGGGATGGCAAGGATATTCGGAGGCGATGAGCTCCAAGCAGATACTAGAAGGGTTGTTGGCACATA TGGTTACATGTCTCCTGAATATGCAATGGAAGGCCGATTTTCAGAAAAATCCGATGTTTTCAGTTTCGGTGTGTTGCTAATAGAAATTGTGAGCGGAAAGAAGTGCACAAGTTTTCACCTGCAAGAGTTGTCACTAAGCCTTCTGGGATAT GCATGGAAATTGTGGAACGAAAACATGGTGCAGAAGCTGATTGATCCAACATTGTTATCTGAAAAGGCGTACGCGGAAGAAATACTGAAATGCATTCATGTGGGACTATTGTGTGTACAAGAATCTCCCAAGGACAGACCAAACATGTCTACGGTACTTTCAATACTTACCAGCGAAACCACAAATCTTCCGGTTCCAAAGCAACCCGCGTATGTAGATAGAGAGGCATCATCTATATCTTCAGGTTCACTTCATAAGACTGGCAATCTGTTTTCTGTAAACCATGTAACTATCACAAGCATTGATGGCCGTTGA